A section of the Ciceribacter thiooxidans genome encodes:
- a CDS encoding anti-sigma factor yields the protein MNDKTPIPSDEELTAFIDGELDAAEHARITQAVRDNPQAAERLAFLERADLLPLRESFATLLDEAPRRDLEGMLAAIPAQDAAEPRNFARRGFITAIAASVAAGIVVDRAWMRFAEPSAVGESAEWRDAVAQYMALYTAETLGAAHPGREAAAAQLAIVNERLGLSLTPEAIALPGSEFKRAQILAYDDRPLAQILYVDPEGRPLALCIFASGTAEASIASERRYALDIAFWSNGRHAAMLIGHLPAGDIRRLAEGISRQIAA from the coding sequence ATGAACGACAAGACACCGATCCCCTCCGACGAGGAGCTGACCGCCTTCATCGACGGAGAACTCGACGCCGCTGAGCATGCCCGGATCACGCAAGCGGTGCGAGACAACCCGCAGGCCGCCGAGCGGCTCGCCTTCCTCGAACGCGCCGATCTCCTGCCACTGCGCGAGAGCTTTGCCACCCTTCTTGACGAAGCGCCCCGCCGTGACCTCGAAGGCATGCTCGCCGCCATTCCCGCGCAGGATGCCGCCGAACCGAGAAACTTCGCCCGGCGCGGCTTTATCACCGCCATCGCCGCCTCGGTCGCCGCCGGCATCGTCGTCGATCGCGCCTGGATGCGGTTTGCAGAGCCTTCCGCCGTCGGCGAAAGTGCGGAGTGGCGCGACGCCGTCGCGCAGTACATGGCGCTCTATACGGCCGAGACGCTCGGCGCTGCCCATCCCGGCCGCGAGGCCGCGGCCGCCCAGCTCGCGATCGTCAACGAGCGCCTCGGCCTGTCGCTGACGCCGGAGGCGATCGCCCTTCCGGGCAGCGAATTCAAACGCGCACAGATCCTCGCCTATGACGACCGTCCGCTCGCGCAGATCCTCTATGTCGACCCCGAAGGGCGCCCGCTCGCGCTCTGCATCTTCGCCTCTGGAACGGCCGAAGCGTCGATCGCAAGCGAACGTCGCTACGCGCTCGACATCGCCTTCTGGTCGAATGGCCGCCACGCCGCGATGTTGATCGGCCATCTGCCCGCCGGCGACATCCGCCGTCTCGCCGAGGGCATCAGCCGGCAGATCGCCGCCTAG
- a CDS encoding Pycsar system effector family protein, translating to MADFDTVPTELIETPPASADVNQEYFSHIKKINDVFYDQVKTSDQKAAYIFTFMLAFLVTSSEVRNVFTLERYYDRTIWENTLSAILGLTSTFSMLSAVMVILPRHITTSTSLFWGTWSKHRPLLEGAAAYGDLRYLFNEYLKNADILAQIAGQKYRFVSYAFRGLIATVLAYVLLLIAG from the coding sequence ATGGCCGATTTTGACACGGTACCGACCGAATTGATCGAAACTCCGCCTGCGAGCGCGGACGTGAATCAAGAATATTTCAGCCACATAAAAAAAATTAACGACGTTTTCTATGATCAGGTGAAGACGTCCGACCAGAAGGCTGCCTATATTTTTACTTTCATGCTGGCTTTTCTCGTGACATCGAGCGAAGTCAGAAATGTATTCACGCTCGAACGCTACTACGATCGGACGATTTGGGAGAATACGCTGTCAGCTATTCTTGGACTGACCTCGACGTTCTCGATGCTTTCCGCAGTCATGGTGATCCTGCCGCGTCATATCACGACATCCACCTCGCTGTTCTGGGGTACATGGTCCAAGCATCGTCCGCTGCTCGAGGGCGCGGCGGCATACGGTGATCTCCGCTATCTTTTCAACGAGTATCTGAAGAATGCGGACATTCTTGCACAGATCGCCGGCCAGAAATACCGCTTCGTGTCCTATGCGTTCCGCGGCCTCATCGCCACGGTTCTCGCCTATGTCCTGCTCTTGATCGCCGGCTGA
- a CDS encoding GcvT family protein, with protein MAEFPTRAKVVIIGLGGIVGASIAHHLIERGWDDIVGIDKSGIPTDIGSTAHASDFCYTTSHDYLSVWTTQYSIDFYEKMGHYARIGGLEVARTGDDAWMEEIKRKLSSAKAFGTRAHYVSPEEIKKLFPLIEEEMVQGGMFDPDAGLVIPRSQTVAGKLVDAGEKAGKLQAFANTPAKSLIVENGRIKGVVTHRGTIMADHVIVCAGLWGRLIAEMVGEDLPVMPVDHPLTFFGPFNEFEGTGKEIGYPLLRDQGNSAYMRDTGDPKTTEGGQIEWGYYETTNPRMCHPRDLLEKHEARLSPSQRDLEMEQILEPLERAIELTPILGELGYNEGHSFNGLLQVSAAGGPSCGESQKVRGLWYCVAIWVKDGPGYGKLIADWMTDGRTEIDHNSIDYARFYPHQLTEDFIAGRCFEAAQKIYFPAVHPREPYASARGVKRSPFYEREVELGGYFMELGGWERAHGYAANEHLLEKYGDKIPDRENEWDSRHFWRVSNAEHLAMSEDCGIVNLSHFHMVDIEGPDHVELLEWLCAAKIGGDANIGKGIYTHFLDDEGMVRADFTVFRMADRCRLVNGADAGPRDFHYMKRVAQDRGLDVTITDVSEKYITIGIWGPNARATLKKAVADPAGLDPENFAFAAIKPIEIAGKSVTAFRISYVGEQGWELHMKYEDGLAVWDALRATGVMAFGVETYANSRRMEKSLRLQNADLLTQYNLIEADLARPKVKEADFRGKAKHLEYKARDHQPAMLCTLVMTENTDKDGVQRYPVGSLPVMDPETGETLVDSLGRRSYTTSIAFGPTIGKNIALAYLPWEYCQVGRKLTVEYFAETYPVEVAGVGYKPLYDPENLKPRS; from the coding sequence ATGGCAGAGTTTCCGACTAGGGCTAAGGTCGTCATCATCGGGCTGGGAGGCATCGTCGGCGCCTCCATCGCGCATCATCTCATCGAACGCGGCTGGGACGACATCGTCGGCATCGACAAGTCGGGCATTCCGACCGACATAGGCTCGACGGCGCATGCCTCCGACTTCTGCTATACGACCAGCCACGACTATCTCTCGGTCTGGACGACGCAGTATTCGATCGACTTCTATGAGAAGATGGGCCACTACGCTCGCATCGGCGGCCTCGAGGTCGCCCGCACCGGCGACGACGCCTGGATGGAAGAGATCAAGCGCAAGCTTTCCTCCGCCAAGGCTTTCGGTACCCGCGCCCACTACGTCTCTCCGGAAGAAATCAAGAAGCTCTTCCCGCTAATCGAGGAGGAGATGGTCCAGGGCGGCATGTTCGACCCCGACGCCGGCCTCGTCATCCCGCGCTCGCAGACTGTCGCCGGCAAGCTGGTCGATGCCGGCGAGAAGGCCGGCAAGCTGCAGGCCTTTGCAAACACACCGGCCAAATCGCTGATCGTCGAGAACGGCCGCATCAAGGGCGTCGTCACTCATCGCGGCACGATCATGGCCGATCACGTCATCGTCTGCGCCGGCCTCTGGGGGCGCCTGATCGCAGAAATGGTCGGCGAAGACCTGCCGGTCATGCCGGTCGACCACCCGCTCACCTTCTTCGGTCCGTTCAACGAATTCGAAGGCACCGGCAAGGAGATCGGCTATCCGCTGCTGCGTGACCAGGGCAATTCCGCCTATATGCGCGACACCGGCGACCCGAAAACCACCGAGGGCGGCCAAATCGAATGGGGCTATTACGAGACCACCAATCCGCGCATGTGCCATCCGCGCGACCTTCTCGAAAAGCATGAAGCCCGCCTCTCCCCGTCACAGCGCGACCTGGAGATGGAGCAGATCCTCGAGCCGCTGGAGCGCGCGATCGAGCTCACCCCGATCCTCGGCGAACTCGGCTACAACGAAGGCCATTCCTTCAATGGCCTGCTGCAGGTGTCTGCCGCCGGCGGCCCCTCCTGCGGCGAGAGCCAGAAAGTGCGCGGCCTCTGGTACTGCGTCGCCATTTGGGTCAAGGACGGCCCCGGCTACGGCAAGCTGATCGCCGACTGGATGACCGACGGCCGCACCGAGATCGATCACAATTCGATAGACTACGCCCGCTTCTATCCGCACCAGTTGACCGAGGACTTCATCGCCGGCCGCTGCTTTGAGGCCGCCCAGAAGATCTACTTCCCTGCCGTTCACCCTCGCGAACCCTATGCCAGCGCCCGCGGTGTCAAGCGCTCGCCCTTCTACGAGCGCGAAGTCGAGCTCGGCGGATACTTCATGGAGCTCGGCGGCTGGGAGCGTGCCCACGGCTACGCCGCCAACGAGCATCTCCTGGAAAAATACGGCGACAAGATTCCGGACCGCGAGAACGAATGGGACAGCCGCCACTTCTGGCGCGTCTCCAACGCCGAGCATCTGGCGATGAGCGAGGATTGCGGCATCGTCAACCTTTCGCACTTCCACATGGTGGACATCGAGGGGCCGGACCATGTCGAGCTGCTCGAATGGCTCTGCGCCGCAAAAATTGGCGGCGACGCCAATATCGGCAAGGGCATCTACACCCACTTCCTCGATGACGAGGGGATGGTGCGGGCCGACTTCACCGTCTTCCGCATGGCCGACCGCTGCCGTCTCGTGAACGGTGCCGATGCCGGGCCGCGTGACTTCCACTACATGAAGCGAGTGGCGCAAGATCGCGGCCTCGACGTCACCATCACCGACGTCTCGGAAAAGTACATCACCATCGGCATCTGGGGCCCGAATGCGCGTGCGACGCTGAAAAAGGCCGTCGCCGATCCGGCCGGCCTCGACCCGGAAAACTTCGCCTTCGCCGCGATCAAGCCGATCGAAATCGCCGGCAAGTCCGTCACCGCCTTCCGCATCTCCTATGTGGGTGAGCAGGGCTGGGAACTGCACATGAAATACGAAGACGGCCTTGCCGTCTGGGATGCGCTCCGCGCCACCGGCGTCATGGCCTTCGGCGTCGAAACCTATGCAAACTCGCGCCGCATGGAAAAGAGCCTGCGCCTGCAGAACGCAGACCTGCTCACGCAGTATAACCTCATCGAAGCCGACCTCGCCCGCCCGAAGGTCAAGGAAGCCGATTTCCGCGGCAAGGCGAAGCACCTCGAATACAAGGCGCGGGACCACCAGCCGGCCATGCTCTGCACGCTGGTCATGACGGAGAATACCGACAAAGACGGCGTGCAGCGCTATCCGGTCGGCTCGCTCCCGGTCATGGACCCGGAGACCGGCGAGACGCTGGTCGACAGCCTGGGCCGCCGCTCCTACACCACCTCGATCGCCTTCGGCCCGACGATCGGCAAGAACATCGCACTCGCGTACCTGCCTTGGGAATATTGTCAGGTCGGCCGGAAGCTCACCGTCGAATATTTCGCCGAAACTTACCCGGTCGAAGTCGCCGGCGTCGGCTATAAGCCGCTC
- a CDS encoding RNA polymerase sigma factor, which translates to MVIAWDVTAGYSRHSPETPRSETGPLHGVREAEIASQAVIRSGLLASLPRLWRYAFVLSRQRDVADDLVQQTCVRALERCGQFVTDGSPDRWFFSILHSVWLNEARARKVRFGQGLVPAEEHLAFDGAREAELRADAGKVLRLVNALPEAQRAAVFLAYVEGLTYREVAEILDIPIGTVMSRLAAARAKLAAGTDGGV; encoded by the coding sequence ATGGTCATCGCATGGGACGTCACGGCGGGCTATAGTCGCCACTCTCCGGAGACGCCCCGTAGCGAGACGGGTCCTCTCCATGGTGTACGGGAGGCGGAGATCGCCAGCCAAGCAGTCATACGAAGCGGGCTTCTCGCCAGTCTGCCGCGACTGTGGCGTTACGCCTTCGTGCTATCGCGCCAGCGCGACGTGGCCGACGATCTCGTGCAGCAGACCTGTGTGAGGGCGCTGGAGCGCTGCGGCCAGTTCGTGACGGACGGCAGTCCCGACCGCTGGTTCTTTTCGATCCTGCATTCGGTCTGGCTCAACGAGGCCCGCGCCCGCAAGGTTCGGTTCGGACAGGGTCTCGTACCGGCCGAGGAGCACCTCGCCTTCGACGGCGCCCGCGAAGCCGAGCTCCGCGCCGATGCCGGCAAGGTGCTGCGGCTGGTGAACGCCCTGCCGGAGGCGCAGCGCGCCGCCGTCTTCCTCGCCTATGTCGAGGGCCTTACCTACCGCGAGGTCGCTGAGATCCTCGATATTCCGATCGGCACCGTGATGAGCCGGCTCGCCGCAGCGCGCGCGAAACTCGCCGCCGGCACCGACGGGGGAGTGTGA
- a CDS encoding glycoside hydrolase family 25 protein: protein MRVSAASLVVVSLLLASCRSTSGPEEVLAIKPSNEVTSAISAPAAPIPAAEVAADAGAPQKEVQEQHALAWAGQVPQSQALTSATMTVAMPVPAEKPVAMLVPDNPATTMEPQSRTRIYSHRFRDAKPINFGKSSPKKYAVHGVDVSRWQGDIDWAKLRTQGANFAYIKATDGGDHLDPMFRTNWRRAKDAGLKRGAYHFFYWCRTAGEQAEWFIRNVPRDPDALPPVIDVEYNAESSCKRRLSTTKIHEKMQVFMDMLERHYGKRPIIYTAPDFYGDHLDGAFREYPFWLRSVAAHPSKIYRGRKWLFWQYSGSGLSHGVQGRIDLNVFRGSEEDWHNWTAARAS from the coding sequence ATGCGTGTGTCGGCTGCGTCACTTGTCGTCGTCTCTCTTCTGCTTGCGAGCTGCCGTTCGACCTCGGGGCCGGAGGAAGTGCTCGCGATCAAGCCCTCGAACGAGGTGACGAGCGCGATCTCGGCGCCCGCCGCGCCGATCCCTGCGGCGGAGGTCGCCGCGGACGCGGGTGCACCCCAGAAAGAAGTGCAGGAACAGCACGCACTCGCCTGGGCGGGGCAGGTGCCTCAGTCGCAGGCGCTCACCTCGGCGACGATGACCGTCGCGATGCCGGTGCCGGCCGAAAAGCCGGTGGCGATGCTGGTGCCGGACAATCCGGCGACCACGATGGAGCCGCAGAGCCGAACACGAATCTACAGTCATCGTTTCCGCGACGCCAAGCCGATCAATTTCGGCAAGTCCTCGCCGAAGAAATACGCCGTACACGGAGTGGACGTCTCCCGCTGGCAGGGCGATATCGACTGGGCGAAGCTCCGAACGCAGGGGGCGAACTTCGCCTACATCAAGGCGACGGACGGCGGCGACCACCTTGATCCGATGTTCAGGACGAACTGGCGTCGGGCGAAGGACGCCGGTCTCAAGCGCGGCGCCTACCACTTCTTCTACTGGTGCCGTACCGCCGGCGAGCAGGCCGAATGGTTCATCCGCAACGTGCCGCGCGACCCGGACGCGCTGCCGCCGGTAATCGATGTCGAATACAACGCGGAATCGAGTTGCAAGCGGCGGCTTTCTACCACCAAGATCCACGAGAAGATGCAGGTCTTCATGGACATGCTCGAGCGCCACTACGGCAAGCGCCCGATCATCTACACGGCGCCGGATTTCTATGGCGACCACCTCGACGGCGCTTTCCGCGAATACCCCTTCTGGCTCCGTTCGGTCGCCGCACACCCCTCGAAGATCTATCGGGGTCGCAAGTGGCTGTTCTGGCAGTATTCTGGCTCGGGGCTTTCGCACGGCGTCCAGGGCCGCATCGACCTCAACGTCTTCCGCGGCAGCGAGGAAGACTGGCATAATTGGACGGCAGCGCGGGCGAGCTGA